A genomic window from Streptomyces broussonetiae includes:
- a CDS encoding carbon-nitrogen hydrolase family protein, whose amino-acid sequence MRTALLQSSGRPGSIVENLEVLDAAAGRAAAAGAALLTAPEMFLTGYAIGDDIGRLAEPADGACADAIAETATRHGIAIAYGYPERDGESVHNSAQLISADGTRLANYRKTHLFGRFEREHFTPGEQPVVQAELNGLTVGLMICYDVEFPENVRAHALAGTDLLVVPTAQMHPFQFVAESLVPVRAWENQMYIAYVNRVGQEGEFEFVGLSVLVGPDGVARARAGRAEELVFADADPAFLAASREANPYLQDRRPRLYGSLV is encoded by the coding sequence ATGCGCACCGCCCTGCTCCAGAGCTCCGGCCGCCCCGGCTCGATCGTGGAGAACCTCGAGGTCCTCGACGCCGCCGCGGGCCGGGCCGCCGCCGCGGGCGCCGCGCTGCTGACGGCCCCGGAGATGTTCCTGACCGGGTACGCGATCGGTGACGACATCGGCCGCCTCGCCGAGCCCGCAGACGGCGCCTGCGCCGACGCCATCGCCGAGACCGCCACCCGGCACGGCATCGCGATCGCCTACGGGTATCCGGAGCGCGACGGCGAGAGCGTCCACAACTCCGCCCAGCTGATCTCCGCCGACGGGACCCGGCTCGCGAACTACCGCAAGACCCACCTCTTCGGCCGCTTCGAGCGCGAGCACTTCACCCCCGGCGAGCAGCCGGTCGTGCAGGCCGAGCTGAACGGCCTGACCGTGGGCCTGATGATCTGCTACGACGTCGAGTTCCCGGAGAACGTCCGCGCCCACGCCCTGGCCGGCACCGACCTCCTCGTCGTCCCCACCGCGCAGATGCACCCCTTCCAGTTCGTCGCCGAGTCCCTCGTGCCGGTGCGCGCCTGGGAGAACCAGATGTACATCGCGTACGTCAACCGGGTCGGCCAGGAAGGGGAGTTCGAGTTCGTCGGGCTCTCGGTCCTCGTCGGCCCCGACGGTGTCGCCCGCGCCCGGGCCGGCCGCGCCGAGGAACTGGTGTTCGCCGACGCCGACCCCGCCTTCCTGGCCGCGTCCCGCGAGGCCAACCCGTATCTGCAGGACCGCCGCCCCCGTCTGTACGGGTCCCTGGTCTGA
- a CDS encoding DUF4232 domain-containing protein: protein MRVQKLSLLAVVAVAGLSLTACSGSDNGSSDKSGSSTPSQSAASEGSGSQDSGSQGTGGSGASSGKGTAAGTGQSGTGGGGTAVGGGAGACKTSWLAFSTSGAMAEGELIVNLKNTGSAACTLKGFPGADLKSKDGTLSAKRSTVAPVAVSVKPGEETRFTLHYPRNTSGGSGETFTSLIVTPPNETHSHSLPVTINVPVTDGTGSAITVDPVSTGK, encoded by the coding sequence ATGCGCGTCCAGAAGCTCTCGCTGCTCGCCGTCGTCGCCGTCGCCGGTCTGTCGCTCACCGCCTGCTCGGGCAGCGACAACGGCTCGTCCGACAAGAGCGGCTCCTCGACCCCCAGCCAGAGCGCCGCCTCCGAGGGTTCCGGCTCGCAGGACTCCGGCTCCCAGGGCACCGGCGGCAGCGGCGCGTCCTCCGGCAAGGGCACCGCCGCCGGCACCGGCCAGTCGGGCACGGGCGGCGGTGGCACGGCCGTGGGCGGCGGCGCGGGCGCGTGCAAGACCTCCTGGCTCGCCTTCAGCACCTCCGGCGCGATGGCCGAGGGCGAGCTGATCGTGAACCTGAAGAACACCGGCTCCGCCGCCTGCACCCTCAAGGGCTTCCCCGGTGCCGACCTGAAGAGCAAGGACGGCACCCTCAGCGCCAAGCGCAGCACGGTCGCCCCGGTGGCGGTGAGTGTCAAGCCGGGCGAGGAGACCCGGTTCACGCTGCACTACCCGCGGAACACCTCCGGCGGCAGCGGCGAGACCTTCACCAGCCTGATCGTCACGCCGCCGAACGAGACGCACTCCCACTCCCTGCCGGTCACCATCAACGTCCCCGTCACCGACGGCACCGGCTCCGCCATCACCGTGGACCCGGTCAGCACCGGGAAGTAG
- a CDS encoding DUF742 domain-containing protein, giving the protein MSDEHWYEDETGSMVRPYTVTRGRTRPSGAHPIDLMSQVSAVETDAPGPDIDHARATLLDLVRRGRRPVAELAADADLPLTVLRVLLGDLAEAGLIRIDAPRRSPAGGPVADPELLREIVDRLREI; this is encoded by the coding sequence GTGAGCGACGAGCACTGGTACGAGGACGAGACCGGGTCGATGGTGCGCCCCTACACCGTGACCCGGGGCCGCACCCGGCCCTCCGGCGCGCACCCCATCGACCTGATGTCCCAGGTCAGCGCCGTGGAGACGGACGCTCCGGGCCCGGACATCGACCATGCCCGTGCCACGCTGCTCGACCTGGTCCGGCGCGGCCGGCGTCCCGTCGCCGAGCTGGCCGCCGACGCCGACCTGCCCCTGACCGTGCTGCGCGTCCTGCTCGGCGACCTGGCCGAGGCGGGCCTGATCCGCATCGACGCACCCCGCCGCTCCCCGGCGGGCGGACCGGTCGCTGATCCGGAGCTGCTGCGGGAGATCGTGGACCGGTTGCGGGAGATCTGA
- a CDS encoding roadblock/LC7 domain-containing protein — translation MHGDDQNAEPAAPPAGAPGTDLGWLLDDLVARTGDVRQAVLLTADGLPLSSSDGMRRRDVEHLAAVCSGFHGLARSAGERFGAGEVRQTMVMLDDAYLFITPAGHGSRLAVLSEAHTDVGQLAHEMALLVRRLGRHLDAAARTTP, via the coding sequence ATGCACGGTGACGACCAGAACGCCGAGCCCGCTGCTCCGCCCGCGGGAGCGCCCGGCACGGATCTCGGCTGGCTGCTGGACGACCTCGTGGCCCGCACCGGCGACGTCCGCCAGGCCGTCCTGCTCACCGCGGACGGGCTGCCGCTCAGCAGCTCCGACGGCATGCGCCGACGGGACGTCGAGCACCTGGCCGCCGTCTGCTCCGGATTCCACGGCCTTGCCCGCTCGGCGGGGGAGCGGTTCGGGGCGGGCGAAGTGCGCCAGACCATGGTGATGCTCGACGACGCCTACCTCTTCATCACCCCGGCCGGTCACGGCAGCCGGCTCGCCGTCCTCAGCGAGGCCCACACCGATGTCGGCCAGCTCGCCCACGAGATGGCCCTGCTCGTCCGCCGCCTGGGCCGCCACCTGGACGCAGCCGCCCGCACAACCCCCTGA
- a CDS encoding sensor histidine kinase: MRWPLRRPTTVRARIVALALAPAVALMALWSFAMWSVTGELRALVRVQGVYDDFGTPVDTAIGQIQIERRMSAAYLGARLDTAAAGQLLEQQRRTDRAVEAMKQAVQGGGRSRLTLRQRQAVDAMVAATGRLEGLRERVLSRDITWDRAVDEYSALVEPGFGVQSTLTALQAGQLAREAQVVIELVRVREYVSREDALVAGARAAGTLSDRQYDALTETIEDRRVFQRTYVPDLPADSRGLFDHFQRGDLYRSLVGGEDALLRSGASGAGKAVAAGTWRSTVDRAVVRYRELCTSSAENSATRGRAFAYRELAKAAVVGAVGLAAAGVSLWFAVRGARRISRRLETLRDAADVLTRDQLPDVMRRLSAGDEVDALTEAPPLAADEVHDDEIGQVGRSFNTARLAAVEAAVQQAGLRRGQFAVLLTIARRNQALVHRQLKLVDTLERRTDDPDVLRELFRIDHLTTRMRRHAESLIILSGATPGRRWRRPVPLADVVASAVGEIEDYARVVVPPMPEVGVAADAVADVVHLVAELLENATVFSPPHTRVTLRTGRVGSGFVVEIDDRGLGLDTDARAQAHATLTDPEAFDPTRHDRLGLYVVGRLAARHGIEVSLRDSPYGGTTAVVRLPSAVLAEEAVQEPTGVRVGSAAGPRQADAPAGQRPAGTTAVVRELPTRRRTGARPAAGRALPAREPSGPDTPATPQVPAEPGMPEQPPGRETAPALPTRTRQASLARELRDDPPPRSAPPGREVDAEEMRAIFGAFQRGLDRGRQGLPATADKAPSGSGATEPTQPQLPGDAGSDTTSPLAPASDRASFPDQASAPDRGPAPDRASLPDGGPASDGGPAPDGGPAADRAPAADRASLPDGGPAFDGGPAADRAPAADRASLPDGGPASDGGPAPDRAPAPDQAPAPDRAPAPDRADRTATGTVTTHAHEGTETDDAR, translated from the coding sequence ATGCGCTGGCCCCTCCGTCGCCCTACCACCGTCCGTGCGCGGATCGTGGCGCTCGCGCTCGCCCCGGCCGTCGCGCTGATGGCGCTGTGGAGCTTCGCCATGTGGTCCGTCACCGGCGAACTGCGCGCACTGGTCCGGGTCCAGGGGGTGTACGACGACTTCGGCACCCCCGTGGACACCGCGATCGGGCAGATCCAGATCGAGCGCCGGATGTCCGCCGCCTACCTGGGCGCCCGCCTCGACACGGCCGCCGCCGGGCAACTGCTCGAGCAGCAGCGCCGTACCGACCGGGCCGTCGAGGCCATGAAGCAGGCGGTGCAGGGCGGCGGCCGGAGCCGGCTCACGCTGCGCCAGCGGCAGGCCGTGGACGCCATGGTCGCGGCCACCGGCAGGCTGGAGGGGCTGCGTGAGCGCGTGCTGTCCCGGGACATCACCTGGGACCGGGCGGTCGACGAGTACAGCGCACTGGTGGAGCCCGGCTTCGGCGTGCAGTCCACGCTCACCGCCCTGCAGGCCGGACAGCTCGCCCGCGAGGCCCAGGTCGTCATCGAGCTGGTGCGGGTCCGGGAGTACGTGTCCCGCGAGGACGCGCTGGTCGCCGGGGCGCGGGCGGCCGGCACCCTGAGCGACCGGCAGTACGACGCACTGACCGAGACCATCGAGGACCGGCGCGTCTTCCAGCGGACGTACGTACCGGACCTGCCCGCCGACTCGCGCGGCCTGTTCGACCACTTCCAGCGCGGTGACCTCTACCGCTCACTGGTGGGCGGCGAGGACGCGCTGCTGCGGTCCGGTGCGTCCGGCGCCGGGAAGGCGGTCGCGGCCGGCACCTGGCGCTCGACCGTCGACCGGGCCGTCGTCCGCTACCGCGAGCTGTGCACCAGCTCGGCCGAGAACTCCGCCACGCGCGGGCGTGCCTTCGCCTACCGGGAACTGGCCAAGGCGGCGGTCGTCGGCGCGGTCGGGCTGGCCGCCGCGGGCGTGTCCCTGTGGTTCGCGGTGCGCGGCGCCCGGCGCATCTCGCGGCGCCTGGAGACCCTCCGGGACGCGGCCGACGTCCTCACCAGGGATCAACTTCCCGACGTCATGCGGAGATTGAGTGCCGGTGACGAAGTGGACGCGCTCACCGAGGCACCGCCCCTGGCCGCCGACGAGGTCCACGACGACGAGATCGGGCAGGTCGGCCGGTCCTTCAACACCGCGCGGCTCGCCGCCGTCGAGGCCGCCGTCCAGCAGGCCGGGCTGCGGCGGGGGCAGTTCGCGGTGCTGCTCACCATCGCGCGCCGCAACCAGGCGCTGGTGCACCGCCAGCTCAAGCTCGTCGACACGCTGGAGCGGCGCACCGACGACCCGGACGTGCTGCGCGAGCTGTTCCGTATCGACCACCTCACCACGCGCATGCGGCGGCACGCGGAGAGCCTGATCATCCTCTCCGGTGCCACGCCCGGCCGCCGCTGGCGCCGACCGGTACCGCTCGCCGACGTCGTCGCCTCGGCGGTGGGCGAGATCGAGGACTACGCGCGCGTGGTGGTGCCGCCGATGCCCGAGGTGGGGGTGGCCGCGGACGCGGTCGCCGACGTCGTCCATCTCGTCGCCGAACTCCTGGAGAACGCCACGGTGTTCTCGCCGCCGCACACCAGGGTCACCCTGCGCACCGGGCGTGTCGGCAGCGGGTTCGTCGTGGAGATCGACGACCGCGGTCTCGGCCTCGACACCGACGCACGCGCCCAGGCCCACGCCACACTCACCGATCCCGAGGCCTTCGACCCCACCCGCCACGACCGGCTGGGCCTCTACGTCGTCGGCCGCCTCGCCGCCCGGCACGGCATCGAGGTCAGCCTGCGCGACTCGCCGTACGGCGGGACGACGGCGGTGGTGCGACTGCCTTCGGCGGTGCTGGCGGAGGAAGCGGTGCAGGAGCCGACGGGCGTGCGGGTGGGGTCCGCTGCCGGGCCGCGGCAGGCGGACGCGCCCGCCGGGCAGCGGCCCGCCGGTACGACCGCGGTCGTACGAGAACTGCCGACCCGGCGCCGGACCGGAGCCCGGCCCGCCGCCGGCCGGGCACTGCCGGCGCGGGAACCGTCCGGCCCGGACACCCCCGCGACACCGCAGGTGCCCGCGGAACCAGGAATGCCGGAGCAGCCTCCGGGACGGGAAACCGCCCCCGCCCTTCCCACCCGCACCCGGCAGGCCTCCCTCGCCCGGGAGCTGCGGGACGATCCGCCGCCGCGGTCGGCGCCGCCCGGGCGCGAGGTCGACGCCGAGGAGATGCGGGCGATCTTCGGTGCCTTCCAGCGTGGCCTGGACCGCGGACGCCAGGGCCTGCCGGCGACAGCGGACAAGGCGCCCTCCGGCTCCGGTGCCACGGAGCCGACGCAACCGCAGCTCCCCGGAGACGCAGGGAGCGACACGACCAGCCCCCTGGCACCGGCATCCGACCGGGCATCCTTTCCTGATCAGGCATCTGCCCCTGACCGGGGACCTGCCCCTGACCGGGCGTCCTTGCCCGATGGAGGACCTGCCTCTGACGGGGGACCCGCCCCTGACGGGGGACCTGCCGCTGACCGGGCACCCGCCGCTGACCGGGCGTCCTTGCCCGATGGAGGACCTGCCTTTGACGGGGGACCTGCCGCTGACCGGGCACCCGCCGCTGACCGGGCGTCCTTGCCCGATGGAGGACCTGCCTCTGACGGGGGACCCGCCCCTGACAGGGCACCCGCTCCCGATCAGGCCCCCGCGCCCGACCGAGCCCCCGCCCCCGACCGCGCGGATCGCACGGCCACCGGCACCGTGACCACCCATGCCCACGAAGGGACGGAGACCGACGATGCACGGTGA